The following coding sequences are from one Rathayibacter sp. VKM Ac-2760 window:
- the groES gene encoding co-chaperone GroES has protein sequence MSVSIKPLEDRIVIKQVEAEQVTASGLVIPDTAKEKPQEGEVVAVGPGRIDDNGNRVPLDVAVGDKVIYSKYGGTEVKFGGDDLLVLSARDVLAVVVR, from the coding sequence GTGTCGGTGTCCATCAAGCCGCTCGAAGATCGCATCGTCATCAAGCAGGTCGAGGCCGAGCAGGTCACTGCGTCCGGTCTCGTCATCCCCGACACCGCCAAGGAGAAGCCCCAGGAGGGCGAAGTCGTCGCCGTCGGCCCCGGCCGCATCGACGACAACGGCAACCGCGTCCCGCTGGACGTGGCCGTCGGTGACAAGGTCATCTACTCCAAGTACGGCGGAACCGAGGTCAAGTTCGGTGGAGACGACCTGCTGGTCCTCTCCGCTCGCGACGTCCTCGCGGTCGTCGTCCGCTAG
- the rarD gene encoding EamA family transporter RarD, translating to MSSTGLWFGFAAYLLWGAMPLYFIAMAPASPFEIVALRVLFSLVFCLILLTVTRSWRGFAGLFREPKLLGVMAIAGVLIYVNWQVYVIATTTGHVIEAALGYFINPLVTVLLGVIVLRERLRPAQWVAMGVSAVAVLVIAVGYGAFPWVSLVLAFSFGLYGLVKSRVGGRMDAVSGLTLETLWLAPLAVVQLTVVGSLVGLTLGTEGTGHALILASAGIVTAVPLLLFAGAARRLPLSIVGFIQYLTPVLQFVVGAFVLHEAMPPERWIGFALVWAALVIFSADLVAAERRRRRLSA from the coding sequence ATGTCGTCCACCGGCCTCTGGTTCGGCTTCGCCGCCTACCTGCTCTGGGGCGCGATGCCGCTCTACTTCATCGCGATGGCGCCGGCCTCCCCGTTCGAGATCGTCGCGCTGCGGGTGCTCTTCTCGCTCGTCTTCTGCCTGATCCTGCTGACGGTGACCCGCAGCTGGCGCGGCTTCGCCGGGCTGTTCCGCGAGCCGAAGCTGCTCGGGGTGATGGCGATCGCCGGCGTGCTCATCTACGTCAACTGGCAGGTCTACGTCATCGCGACGACCACCGGTCACGTGATCGAGGCGGCGCTGGGCTACTTCATCAATCCGCTCGTCACGGTGCTGCTCGGCGTGATCGTGCTGCGCGAGCGGCTCCGTCCGGCGCAGTGGGTCGCGATGGGCGTCAGCGCCGTCGCGGTGCTCGTCATCGCCGTCGGCTACGGGGCGTTCCCGTGGGTCTCGCTCGTGCTCGCCTTCTCCTTCGGCCTCTACGGTCTCGTCAAGAGCCGCGTCGGCGGGCGGATGGACGCGGTCAGCGGGCTCACGCTCGAGACGCTCTGGCTCGCGCCGCTGGCGGTCGTGCAGCTGACCGTGGTCGGCTCCCTCGTCGGGCTGACCCTCGGCACCGAGGGCACCGGGCACGCGCTCATCCTCGCCTCGGCCGGGATCGTCACCGCCGTCCCGCTGCTGCTGTTCGCGGGCGCGGCCCGGCGGCTCCCGCTCTCGATCGTCGGCTTCATCCAGTACCTGACGCCGGTCCTGCAGTTCGTCGTCGGTGCGTTCGTGCTGCACGAGGCCATGCCGCCGGAGCGCTGGATCGGCTTCGCTCTGGTCTGGGCGGCCCTGGTGATCTTCTCAGCCGACCTCGTCGCCGCCGAGCGCCGGAGGCGCCGACTGAGCGCCTGA
- a CDS encoding DUF4190 domain-containing protein has translation MSDSSLPGSDDRPGPPVPPAPPVPPAPPAPPVHSGAAAAPGPSARDAVPPAYGTPLPPAPTAAPPQYAYVPAPTTVPKTLSLTGMILGIVGLVISIFAWGFGFILSAPAIVLGFLGRRREPGARGLALTAIITGIAGVVISLIYLAVTIVILVLAVDAAASSGGR, from the coding sequence ATGAGCGACAGCAGCCTGCCCGGGTCCGACGACCGCCCGGGACCTCCCGTCCCCCCTGCTCCTCCCGTGCCGCCGGCGCCCCCGGCCCCGCCCGTCCACTCCGGTGCGGCAGCGGCACCGGGCCCGAGTGCCCGCGACGCCGTGCCGCCCGCCTACGGCACTCCGCTGCCGCCGGCCCCGACCGCCGCGCCGCCGCAGTACGCCTACGTCCCGGCGCCCACGACGGTGCCGAAGACGCTCAGCCTCACCGGGATGATCCTCGGCATCGTCGGCCTGGTGATCTCGATCTTCGCCTGGGGCTTCGGCTTCATCCTCTCGGCCCCCGCGATCGTGCTCGGCTTCCTCGGCCGCCGGCGCGAGCCGGGCGCCCGCGGGCTCGCGCTGACCGCGATCATCACCGGCATCGCCGGCGTCGTGATCTCGCTGATCTACCTCGCCGTCACCATCGTCATCCTCGTCCTCGCGGTGGACGCGGCCGCCTCGTCCGGCGGGCGCTAG
- the rimI gene encoding ribosomal protein S18-alanine N-acetyltransferase, producing MSAELREATVADLDAIMAIEESEFTSDAWSRTMMREEIRSRHTRYLVAEDAGELVGYAGLLCPPGAHEGDVQTIAVVASARRAGLGRRLLRALVATAAERGAREVFLEVRADNPAAQSLYRSEGFEEIGVRPAYYQPDNVDALVMRAPITAPRQESS from the coding sequence GTGAGCGCCGAGCTCCGCGAGGCGACGGTCGCCGATCTCGACGCGATCATGGCGATCGAGGAGTCGGAGTTCACCTCGGACGCCTGGTCGCGCACGATGATGCGCGAGGAGATCCGGAGCCGCCACACCCGCTACCTCGTCGCCGAGGACGCGGGCGAGCTCGTCGGCTACGCCGGACTGCTCTGCCCGCCCGGCGCGCACGAGGGCGATGTGCAGACGATCGCGGTGGTCGCCTCCGCTCGCCGCGCGGGCCTCGGCCGCCGGCTGCTGCGCGCCCTCGTCGCGACCGCGGCCGAGCGCGGCGCCCGCGAGGTCTTCCTCGAGGTGCGCGCCGACAATCCGGCCGCGCAGTCCCTCTACCGCTCGGAGGGCTTCGAGGAGATCGGCGTCCGCCCCGCCTACTACCAGCCCGACAACGTCGACGCGCTCGTGATGCGCGCGCCGATCACCGCCCCGCGACAGGAGTCGTCATGA
- the tsaD gene encoding tRNA (adenosine(37)-N6)-threonylcarbamoyltransferase complex transferase subunit TsaD — MTAGPLVLGIETSCDETGIGIVRGTTLLANTIASSMEEHARYGGVVPEVAARAHLEALEPTLRSALAEAGVSLQELDAIAVTSGPGLSGALMVGVGAAKALAVSLGKPLYAVNHLVGHVGADVMRADGGDGSPVEVPTIALLVSGGHTSLLHVRDLVSDVELLGETIDDAAGEAFDKVARVLGLPYPGGPQIDRVAADGDPRAIRFPHGLTLPKDLAKHRYDFSFSGLKTAVARWVEKRQDAGEEVPVADVAASFREAVADVLLTKAVAACVDRGVPRLLLGGGVVANARVRQLAQERCAAAGIALRIPALSLCTDNGAMIAALGAQLIEAGRPPSSLSFGADSTLPVTEIQVR, encoded by the coding sequence ATGACCGCCGGCCCGCTCGTCCTCGGCATCGAGACCAGCTGCGACGAGACCGGGATCGGCATCGTCCGCGGCACCACCCTGCTCGCCAACACCATCGCCTCCTCGATGGAGGAGCACGCCCGCTACGGCGGCGTCGTGCCCGAGGTCGCCGCCCGCGCGCACCTCGAGGCGCTCGAGCCGACGCTGCGCTCGGCGCTCGCCGAGGCCGGCGTCTCGCTGCAGGAGCTCGACGCGATCGCCGTCACCAGCGGGCCCGGCCTCTCCGGCGCGCTGATGGTCGGCGTCGGCGCCGCGAAGGCCCTCGCCGTCTCGCTGGGGAAGCCGCTCTACGCCGTCAACCACCTCGTCGGCCACGTCGGTGCGGACGTGATGCGCGCCGACGGCGGCGACGGCAGCCCGGTCGAGGTGCCGACCATCGCGCTGCTCGTCTCCGGCGGGCACACCTCGCTCCTGCACGTGCGCGATCTGGTCTCGGACGTCGAGCTGCTCGGCGAGACGATCGACGACGCGGCGGGGGAGGCGTTCGACAAGGTCGCCCGCGTGCTCGGCCTGCCCTACCCGGGCGGCCCGCAGATCGACCGCGTCGCGGCGGACGGCGATCCGCGCGCGATCCGGTTCCCCCACGGCCTGACCCTGCCCAAGGACCTGGCGAAGCACCGCTACGACTTCTCCTTCTCGGGGCTCAAGACCGCGGTCGCGCGCTGGGTGGAGAAGCGGCAGGACGCGGGCGAGGAGGTCCCGGTGGCGGACGTCGCCGCGAGCTTCCGCGAGGCGGTGGCCGACGTGCTGCTCACCAAGGCGGTCGCCGCCTGCGTCGATCGCGGGGTGCCGCGGCTGCTGCTGGGCGGGGGAGTGGTGGCGAACGCGCGGGTCCGGCAGCTCGCCCAGGAGCGCTGCGCAGCAGCCGGGATCGCGCTGCGCATCCCCGCGCTCTCGCTCTGCACCGACAACGGCGCGATGATCGCCGCGCTCGGCGCCCAGCTGATCGAGGCGGGCCGCCCGCCGTCGAGTCTCTCCTTCGGCGCGGACTCGACGCTGCCCGTGACCGAGATCCAGGTCCGCTGA
- the alr gene encoding alanine racemase has protein sequence MIAPLGYREALIDLDAVVANVERLRALTGAPRLMAVVKANAYGHGALPVAQAALAGGADALGTADLDEAVALREAGILAPVLCWLHDPEQDFDTALEHGIDVAVSSAAQLDRLAQAAEDRGVRGAVQVKVDTGLSRNGAAEAEWPLLAEALARHVAHGSLALTGLFSHLSNTSREDDLEQLALLGRAEGVLRAHGAPAPLVHLAATAAALRLPETRLGMVRTGIGVYGLSPFDDETSLGLGLVPAMTLQGRVAGVRRVPTGTGVSYDYAHRTDAETTLALVPFGYADGIPRAASGVAEVSISGRRHRIAGRVAMDQFVVDVGDAPVAVGDAVTLWGDPTTGVPSVDEWARWCGTINYELVTRIGHRVPRRAVGGPAGGARA, from the coding sequence GTGATCGCGCCGCTGGGCTACCGCGAGGCACTGATCGACCTCGACGCCGTCGTCGCGAACGTGGAGCGGCTGCGCGCGCTGACCGGTGCCCCTCGGCTGATGGCGGTCGTCAAGGCGAACGCGTACGGTCACGGCGCGCTGCCCGTCGCCCAGGCGGCGCTCGCCGGCGGGGCGGACGCCCTCGGCACCGCCGATCTCGACGAGGCGGTCGCGCTCCGCGAGGCCGGGATCCTCGCCCCCGTGCTCTGCTGGCTGCACGACCCCGAGCAGGACTTCGACACCGCGCTCGAGCACGGGATCGACGTGGCGGTCTCCTCCGCCGCGCAGCTCGACCGGCTCGCCCAGGCCGCCGAGGACCGCGGGGTCCGCGGGGCCGTGCAGGTCAAGGTCGACACCGGTCTGAGCCGCAACGGCGCCGCGGAGGCGGAGTGGCCGCTCCTCGCGGAGGCGCTCGCCCGGCACGTCGCGCACGGGTCGCTCGCGCTCACCGGCCTGTTCTCGCACCTCTCCAACACCTCCCGCGAGGACGATCTGGAGCAGCTGGCCCTGCTCGGCCGCGCCGAGGGCGTGCTGCGGGCGCACGGGGCGCCGGCGCCGCTCGTGCATCTCGCCGCGACGGCCGCCGCGCTGCGGCTCCCGGAGACGCGCCTCGGCATGGTGCGCACCGGCATCGGGGTCTACGGGCTGTCGCCGTTCGACGACGAGACCTCGCTCGGGCTCGGCCTCGTGCCGGCGATGACCCTGCAGGGGCGCGTCGCCGGAGTCCGCCGGGTGCCGACGGGCACGGGGGTCAGCTACGACTACGCGCACCGCACCGACGCGGAGACGACGCTCGCGCTGGTGCCGTTCGGCTACGCCGACGGGATCCCGCGCGCGGCCTCCGGTGTCGCCGAGGTGTCGATCAGCGGGCGCCGGCACCGCATCGCCGGGCGGGTCGCGATGGACCAGTTCGTGGTCGACGTCGGCGACGCCCCGGTCGCGGTCGGCGATGCGGTGACGCTCTGGGGCGACCCGACCACCGGCGTGCCCTCCGTCGACGAGTGGGCGCGCTGGTGCGGGACGATCAACTACGAGCTCGTCACCCGGATCGGGCACCGCGTGCCGCGCCGCGCGGTCGGCGGACCGGCGGGGGGCGCGCGTGCCTGA
- a CDS encoding class I SAM-dependent methyltransferase has product MQRAELVELLSPEGLRLLDSLDGYRSDDLVRAVASLRSAGHSPGLVSAVLTQARLRAKATRKFGEFARSMLFTDAGLEQATRLRVAALHAGRFSAAGLTRVADLGSGIGGDALAMAAIDLEVTAVDADEITATLASFNLAPFPSARAVHGDAESFDLDGFDAVYLDPARRTAGHRETRRLEDPDDYSPSLEFAFGLAAARPVGVKVGPGFDRDRIPADAEAQWVSVDGELVETGIWFGALARPGVRRSALLLGSAGAVELTAPADSEDEEVGELGAFVHEPDGSAIRARLLGELARTSGSRMLSPGIAYLTGDEPAASPFLRSFRVLAELPLDERTLARELRGRGIGVLEIKKRGVDIDPARFRRKLGLSGRGSAVLILTRIQGRHRALLAERAS; this is encoded by the coding sequence ATGCAACGCGCCGAGCTGGTCGAGCTCCTCTCCCCCGAGGGGCTGCGGCTCCTCGACTCCCTCGACGGCTACCGCTCCGACGACCTCGTACGGGCCGTCGCGTCGCTCCGCTCGGCCGGCCACTCGCCCGGCCTGGTCTCCGCCGTGCTGACGCAGGCGCGGCTGCGGGCGAAGGCGACCCGGAAGTTCGGCGAGTTCGCGCGGTCCATGCTCTTCACCGACGCCGGGCTCGAGCAGGCGACCCGCCTCCGGGTCGCGGCGCTGCACGCCGGCCGCTTCTCCGCGGCCGGGCTGACCCGCGTCGCCGACCTCGGCAGCGGTATCGGCGGCGATGCGCTCGCGATGGCGGCCATCGACCTCGAGGTCACCGCCGTCGACGCGGACGAGATCACCGCCACGCTCGCGAGCTTCAACCTCGCCCCGTTCCCCTCGGCGCGGGCCGTGCACGGCGACGCCGAGTCGTTCGACCTCGACGGCTTCGACGCGGTCTACCTCGACCCGGCGCGCCGCACGGCCGGCCACCGCGAGACGCGCCGGCTCGAGGATCCGGACGACTACTCGCCCTCGCTCGAGTTCGCCTTCGGCCTGGCCGCGGCGCGGCCGGTCGGCGTCAAGGTCGGGCCGGGCTTCGATCGCGACCGGATCCCCGCCGACGCCGAGGCGCAGTGGGTGTCGGTCGACGGCGAGCTCGTCGAGACGGGGATCTGGTTCGGCGCGCTCGCACGGCCGGGCGTCCGCCGCTCCGCCCTGCTGCTCGGCTCGGCCGGCGCGGTCGAGCTGACCGCGCCCGCGGACAGCGAGGACGAGGAAGTGGGCGAGCTGGGCGCGTTCGTCCACGAGCCGGACGGCTCGGCGATCCGCGCGCGCCTGCTCGGCGAGCTGGCCCGCACGAGCGGTTCGCGGATGCTGTCGCCCGGCATCGCCTACCTCACCGGCGACGAGCCGGCCGCCTCGCCGTTCCTGCGCAGCTTCCGCGTGCTCGCCGAGCTGCCGCTCGACGAGCGCACGCTGGCCCGCGAGCTGCGCGGCCGGGGCATCGGGGTGCTCGAGATCAAGAAGCGCGGTGTCGACATCGATCCGGCGCGCTTCCGCAGGAAGCTCGGCCTCAGCGGGCGGGGCAGCGCCGTCCTGATCCTCACCCGGATCCAGGGGCGCCACCGCGCCCTGCTGGCCGAGCGGGCGTCCTGA
- a CDS encoding DUF4190 domain-containing protein encodes MTTPYTPASDRYNILAIIGFIASFFVSIVGIVLGFIALSQIKRTGERGRGLAIAAVVIGFVAIIISIFAFVTLFSLAGIAGTANY; translated from the coding sequence ATGACCACTCCGTACACGCCCGCGTCCGACCGCTACAACATCCTGGCGATCATCGGCTTCATCGCGTCGTTCTTCGTCTCGATCGTCGGCATCGTCCTCGGCTTCATCGCGCTGTCGCAGATCAAGCGGACCGGCGAGCGCGGCCGCGGCCTCGCCATCGCCGCCGTGGTGATCGGCTTCGTCGCGATCATCATCTCGATCTTCGCCTTCGTCACCCTGTTCTCCCTCGCAGGCATCGCGGGCACGGCGAACTACTGA
- a CDS encoding holo-ACP synthase, with translation MIVGIGVDVVDLARFERAISRTPRLRARLFAESERDLPIASLAGRFAAKEALIKALGDSAGARWHDMVVERDEHGNPSFALHGAARAAAEARGIARVHVSMTHDAGVACAFVVAES, from the coding sequence GTGATCGTGGGGATCGGCGTGGACGTGGTGGACCTCGCCCGCTTCGAGCGGGCGATCAGCCGCACCCCGCGACTCCGGGCGCGGCTGTTCGCCGAGAGCGAACGGGACCTGCCGATCGCGTCGCTGGCCGGCCGGTTCGCGGCCAAGGAGGCGCTGATCAAGGCGCTCGGCGACTCCGCCGGCGCGCGCTGGCACGACATGGTCGTCGAGCGCGACGAGCACGGGAACCCCTCGTTCGCCCTGCACGGCGCGGCCCGCGCGGCCGCCGAGGCCCGGGGCATCGCGCGCGTGCACGTCTCGATGACCCACGACGCCGGCGTCGCCTGCGCGTTCGTGGTGGCCGAGTCGTGA
- a CDS encoding DUF4190 domain-containing protein, with the protein MTDETAGDPATGPTAAPPRFAPPSGPPSPEPADAPGYGSAPEDGSALGHAPAPRPPLNGLAVAALICGILGLAPAAIVLGHVGFAQARRSGQRGRGLAIAGFLLGYLALVLLLVGALAYSAFVGGLRSDGFLPA; encoded by the coding sequence GTGACCGACGAGACCGCAGGCGACCCGGCGACCGGGCCGACCGCCGCGCCGCCGCGCTTCGCCCCTCCCTCCGGCCCGCCGTCGCCGGAACCGGCCGACGCGCCGGGATACGGGTCCGCGCCGGAGGACGGCAGCGCCCTCGGCCACGCTCCCGCGCCGCGCCCGCCGCTGAACGGTCTCGCCGTCGCGGCGCTGATCTGCGGGATCCTCGGCCTCGCGCCCGCCGCGATCGTGCTCGGTCACGTCGGCTTCGCGCAGGCGCGCCGCTCGGGCCAGCGCGGCCGAGGACTCGCGATCGCCGGCTTCCTGCTCGGCTACCTCGCGCTCGTCCTGCTGCTGGTCGGCGCCCTGGCCTACTCCGCGTTCGTCGGCGGGCTGCGCTCGGACGGCTTCCTGCCGGCCTGA
- a CDS encoding ABC transporter substrate-binding protein, which yields MGVYAKAGSARARSLRATLGGVAILGASALVLAGCASGGGGDTGTDGGEAGGLSLKIGTILPQTGTLAVLGPPEIAGVDLAVKDINDAAAGVTIDVEQKDSGDTTTDIATQSATSLIADGASVIIGAASSGVSKTFIDQVTQAGVVQISPANTSPDFTTYDDDGYYWRTAPSDVLQGRILGNKILGDGKTNVSILYLNDAYGTGLESNIKETLEAGGATIAAEEIFEPASTDFNSALTSLLAPNPDALVVISFDEITTIAEQLAAKGFDFANLYGTDGNYGVITDADTNVDIAGAQFTNPGVQASDEFQSNLQALVEEQGNAALTVFSYAPESYDATVLAALAALQGGATDGATIRDNLQSVSEGGTKCTTFADCAAMIADGEDIDYDGLSGPISWDENGDPTEASVSIYKYSDGNATSFEETVDGSLN from the coding sequence ATGGGCGTTTACGCGAAGGCCGGCTCGGCTCGCGCGCGGTCCCTCCGGGCAACCCTCGGCGGAGTCGCCATCCTGGGCGCCAGTGCCCTCGTCCTCGCCGGCTGCGCCAGCGGCGGCGGCGGCGACACGGGGACCGACGGCGGCGAGGCCGGCGGCCTGTCCCTCAAGATCGGCACCATCCTCCCCCAGACCGGCACCCTCGCCGTCCTCGGCCCGCCCGAGATCGCGGGCGTCGACCTCGCGGTCAAGGACATCAACGACGCCGCCGCCGGCGTCACGATCGACGTGGAGCAGAAGGACTCGGGCGACACCACGACCGACATCGCGACGCAGTCCGCGACGTCCCTCATCGCCGACGGCGCGAGCGTCATCATCGGTGCGGCCTCGTCGGGCGTCTCGAAGACGTTCATCGACCAGGTGACCCAGGCGGGCGTCGTCCAGATCTCGCCGGCGAACACCTCGCCCGACTTCACCACCTACGACGACGACGGCTACTACTGGCGCACCGCCCCCTCGGACGTGCTCCAGGGTCGCATCCTCGGCAACAAGATCCTCGGCGACGGCAAGACCAACGTCTCGATCCTGTACCTGAACGACGCGTACGGCACCGGCCTCGAGTCGAACATCAAGGAGACCCTCGAGGCGGGTGGCGCGACCATCGCCGCCGAGGAGATCTTCGAGCCGGCCTCGACCGACTTCAACTCGGCGTTGACCTCGCTGCTGGCCCCGAACCCCGACGCGCTCGTGGTCATCTCGTTCGACGAGATCACGACGATCGCGGAGCAGCTCGCGGCCAAGGGCTTCGACTTCGCGAACCTCTACGGCACGGACGGCAACTACGGCGTCATCACCGACGCGGACACGAACGTCGACATCGCCGGCGCCCAGTTCACCAACCCCGGTGTGCAGGCGTCCGACGAGTTCCAGTCGAACCTCCAGGCGCTCGTCGAGGAGCAGGGGAACGCCGCGCTGACGGTGTTCAGCTACGCTCCCGAGTCGTACGACGCCACGGTGCTCGCCGCTCTCGCGGCGCTCCAGGGCGGCGCGACCGACGGTGCGACCATCCGCGACAACCTGCAGTCGGTCTCCGAGGGCGGCACGAAGTGCACCACCTTCGCCGACTGCGCCGCGATGATCGCCGACGGTGAGGACATCGACTACGACGGCCTCTCCGGCCCGATCTCGTGGGACGAGAACGGCGACCCGACCGAGGCCTCGGTCTCGATCTACAAGTACTCGGACGGCAACGCGACCTCCTTCGAGGAGACCGTCGACGGCTCGCTGAACTAG
- the tsaB gene encoding tRNA (adenosine(37)-N6)-threonylcarbamoyltransferase complex dimerization subunit type 1 TsaB has protein sequence MLLAIDTSSGTSVAVVDADGEVRAECTETDTMRHAEVVGRLIQEALEAAGIGPDAIEAVAVGMGPGPFTGLRVGIAAARAFAFGRGVPTLPVVSHDAVALGALRHGRPDGFLVVTDARRRELYWSAYAGLDEQGVPVRTAGPGLDKPPALPFPELPRLEAESVSAAQLGVVAARTRAAGRAPAADEPLYLRSPDVTLSAGPKRVTA, from the coding sequence GTGCTGCTCGCGATCGACACCTCGTCCGGAACCTCCGTCGCCGTCGTCGACGCGGACGGCGAGGTGCGCGCCGAGTGCACCGAGACGGACACGATGCGACACGCCGAGGTCGTCGGCCGGCTGATCCAGGAGGCGCTCGAGGCGGCCGGCATCGGCCCGGACGCGATCGAGGCCGTCGCCGTGGGCATGGGCCCCGGCCCCTTCACCGGCCTGCGGGTCGGCATCGCCGCCGCCCGCGCCTTCGCCTTCGGTCGCGGCGTGCCCACCCTCCCCGTCGTCTCGCACGACGCGGTCGCCCTCGGCGCCCTGCGCCACGGCCGCCCCGACGGCTTCCTCGTCGTCACCGACGCGCGCCGCCGCGAGCTGTACTGGAGCGCCTACGCCGGCCTCGACGAGCAGGGCGTCCCCGTCCGCACCGCGGGCCCCGGCCTCGACAAGCCGCCCGCGCTGCCCTTCCCCGAGCTGCCCCGCCTCGAGGCCGAGTCGGTCTCCGCGGCTCAGCTCGGCGTGGTCGCCGCCCGCACCCGCGCGGCCGGTCGCGCCCCCGCGGCCGACGAGCCGCTCTACCTCCGCTCGCCCGACGTCACGCTCTCGGCCGGCCCGAAGCGGGTCACCGCGTGA
- the tsaE gene encoding tRNA (adenosine(37)-N6)-threonylcarbamoyltransferase complex ATPase subunit type 1 TsaE — protein sequence MPERDEPERHEPERDEPERDRFGDRTVEVADPEAMEELGRSLGRVLRAGDLLVLTGPLGAGKTTFTRGLGDGLGVRGPVTSPTFVIARTHPPLHGGPPLVHVDAYRVGSAVELDDLDLDLEHSVVVVEWGAGLLDGVAESWLDVVLERPTGGSDTPEGEEPIEPRTVRFRGTRWR from the coding sequence GTGCCTGAGCGCGACGAGCCTGAGCGCCACGAGCCCGAGCGCGACGAGCCCGAGCGCGACCGGTTCGGCGATCGCACCGTCGAGGTCGCGGACCCGGAGGCGATGGAGGAGCTCGGCCGCTCCCTCGGCCGCGTGCTCCGCGCCGGCGACCTGCTCGTCCTGACCGGGCCGCTCGGCGCGGGCAAGACGACCTTCACCCGCGGGCTCGGCGACGGCCTCGGCGTCCGCGGGCCGGTGACGAGCCCGACCTTCGTGATCGCGCGCACGCACCCGCCGCTGCACGGCGGTCCGCCGCTCGTGCACGTCGACGCCTACCGCGTCGGCTCGGCGGTGGAGCTGGACGACCTCGACCTCGACCTCGAGCACTCGGTCGTGGTGGTGGAGTGGGGCGCCGGGCTGCTCGACGGCGTCGCGGAGTCGTGGCTCGACGTCGTGCTCGAGCGGCCGACCGGCGGCTCCGACACTCCCGAGGGCGAGGAGCCGATCGAGCCGCGCACGGTGCGCTTCCGCGGGACGCGCTGGCGCTGA